A window of Costertonia aggregata contains these coding sequences:
- a CDS encoding DUF4129 domain-containing protein, with the protein MFSLYTSLVFCQREGDSIVLKVDKEQVLTSRSLSELNETYNGEEFNYDVNEGEAQNLLARAINWFFDLLKNTFGIDLPPEAFRLLEYLIYILMAALVIYLLVKFFIGEKFSSIFSKKATTLLDINLSEEHIENLDLDALLQSALVQKDYRLAIRFQYLKTLKLLSQKNIIDWHYEKTNLDYQREIQTPKIRSLFTDVSYLYDYIWYGEQELDETKYNAADIKFTALKTVIPQ; encoded by the coding sequence TTGTTCAGTTTATATACTTCCCTTGTCTTTTGTCAACGGGAAGGGGATTCGATAGTTCTTAAAGTCGACAAGGAACAGGTGCTGACATCCCGGTCGTTGAGTGAACTCAACGAAACGTATAACGGGGAAGAATTCAACTATGATGTTAATGAGGGCGAGGCTCAAAACCTTTTGGCACGTGCCATTAACTGGTTCTTTGATTTGCTCAAGAACACCTTTGGCATAGACCTGCCGCCCGAGGCGTTTCGGTTATTGGAATATTTGATCTATATACTAATGGCCGCTTTGGTCATTTACCTTTTGGTCAAATTTTTTATAGGGGAAAAATTCTCGTCCATTTTTTCAAAAAAGGCCACTACGCTATTGGACATCAACCTATCCGAAGAGCATATAGAAAATTTAGACTTGGACGCCCTATTGCAATCGGCATTGGTTCAAAAAGATTACCGATTGGCCATCCGTTTTCAATATTTGAAAACCTTAAAATTATTATCCCAAAAAAATATAATCGATTGGCATTATGAAAAAACCAATTTAGATTACCAAAGAGAGATACAAACGCCCAAAATACGATCGCTTTTTACAGATGTATCTTACCTATACGATTACATATGGTACGGAGAACAAGAGTTGGATGAAACAAAATATAACGCCGCAGATATAAAGTTTACGGCACTTAAAACCGTAATACCCCAATAA
- a CDS encoding DUF58 domain-containing protein — MKKLIRNIYLEKRFFAILTALILGFIISFIYTDMYGVLKLFFYLFLIALVVDSIMVFGSKGKISGERILPDKFSNGDDNPIRIRIINSYLFKANLKIIDEIPHQFQKRDFGISTKIHPGENKFFDYELRPVERGVYSFGNLNVFAGSPIGLLTRKYTFNKAQEVPVYPSFLQMRKYDLMAFTNRLFEYGLKKIRRIGHTMEFEQIKEYVQGDDIRNINWKATAKKNQLMVNQYQDEKSQPVYSVIDKGRVMKMPFSELSLLDYAINATLVISNIALKKQDKAGMFAFSNKIENRVVAERRSSQMNLILETLYNLNTNFVESDFSRLYVDVKRNLNHRSLLLLYTNFETLDALHRQLPYLQAISKLHLLVVIFFENTELTEFSKERAKTTQQIFEQTIAEKFIYEKKLIVNELRKYGIQTILTKPDNLTVNTINKYLEIKARGLL, encoded by the coding sequence ATGAAAAAACTAATTAGGAACATATATCTGGAAAAACGGTTTTTTGCCATACTTACGGCTTTGATACTGGGTTTTATCATATCATTCATCTACACAGATATGTATGGTGTTCTTAAACTATTCTTCTATTTGTTTTTAATAGCGTTGGTTGTAGATAGCATTATGGTCTTTGGTTCAAAAGGAAAAATTTCAGGGGAACGCATATTACCGGATAAATTTTCCAACGGTGATGACAACCCTATTCGCATCCGTATCATAAACTCATACCTTTTTAAAGCGAACCTAAAGATTATTGATGAGATTCCACATCAATTCCAAAAAAGGGATTTTGGAATATCCACCAAAATACATCCGGGAGAAAATAAGTTCTTTGATTACGAGCTCAGGCCCGTTGAACGGGGTGTGTACTCCTTTGGCAATCTTAACGTTTTCGCAGGCTCTCCAATTGGATTGCTAACACGAAAGTACACGTTCAACAAGGCACAGGAAGTACCGGTTTACCCATCATTCCTGCAAATGCGAAAATATGATTTAATGGCCTTTACCAATCGTTTATTCGAATATGGCCTTAAAAAGATACGTCGTATTGGCCATACCATGGAGTTTGAGCAGATTAAGGAATATGTACAAGGAGACGATATACGTAATATTAATTGGAAAGCTACCGCAAAAAAGAACCAATTGATGGTCAACCAATACCAAGATGAAAAATCGCAACCTGTATATTCAGTGATAGACAAGGGCAGGGTCATGAAAATGCCCTTTTCCGAGCTCAGCCTTTTGGACTATGCCATTAACGCTACACTGGTCATAAGCAATATCGCTTTAAAAAAACAGGACAAAGCCGGTATGTTCGCCTTTAGCAACAAAATCGAAAATCGGGTGGTAGCCGAGCGTCGCAGTTCCCAAATGAATCTTATTCTTGAAACACTGTACAATCTAAATACCAACTTTGTGGAAAGTGATTTTAGTCGACTTTACGTTGATGTTAAGCGAAACTTGAACCATCGTAGCCTACTCCTACTCTATACCAATTTTGAAACTTTGGATGCATTGCATAGGCAACTCCCTTATTTACAGGCAATTTCCAAACTACATTTATTGGTCGTTATCTTTTTTGAAAACACCGAATTAACCGAGTTCAGTAAGGAAAGGGCAAAGACCACTCAACAGATTTTTGAACAGACCATAGCCGAAAAATTCATTTACGAGAAAAAACTGATCGTAAATGAGCTTCGTAAATACGGCATACAAACCATACTGACCAAACCCGATAACCTGACCGTAAATACCATTAATAAATATTTGGAAATCAAGGCACGTGGCCTGTTATGA
- a CDS encoding 3-keto-disaccharide hydrolase has product MNRFTITFLSILFSFNAQAQEKNPLEGRWNLTIQQEGRQIPSWLEISHSGHATLVGRFVYEFGSARPISEIKRSGDTFTFTIPRQWEPEGVDMQFTGKLKENVLNGTMMYTDGNTYDWTAVPAPKLEHTTSPEWGKTKSLFNGKNLDGWKATGKNQWEVVSGTLTSPKPGSNLVSEETFTDFKLHVEFKYPEGSNSGIYLRGRYEVQIADNVGLEPSSIYFGGIYGFLTPNQMMAKPAGEWQTYDITLIGRRVTIVANGNTIICEQNIPGMTGGALDNDEAAAGPIMLQGDHGPITFRKIEITPVK; this is encoded by the coding sequence ATGAATAGGTTTACCATAACATTTTTAAGCATATTATTTTCGTTTAACGCCCAAGCACAAGAAAAAAATCCCTTAGAGGGTAGGTGGAACCTCACGATACAACAAGAAGGCAGGCAAATACCCTCTTGGCTTGAGATATCCCACTCCGGTCATGCTACCTTGGTCGGTAGATTTGTGTATGAATTCGGGAGCGCTAGGCCCATATCGGAAATAAAACGTTCAGGGGACACTTTCACTTTTACGATTCCGAGACAATGGGAACCTGAAGGGGTTGATATGCAATTTACCGGAAAACTGAAAGAGAATGTGCTAAACGGTACAATGATGTATACTGATGGGAATACATATGACTGGACCGCAGTACCCGCCCCAAAACTGGAACATACCACGTCACCCGAATGGGGAAAGACCAAATCGCTTTTTAACGGTAAAAATCTCGATGGCTGGAAAGCTACCGGTAAGAATCAATGGGAGGTTGTTTCCGGAACACTAACGAGTCCTAAACCAGGTTCTAATTTGGTATCTGAAGAAACGTTTACAGATTTTAAACTTCATGTGGAGTTTAAATATCCAGAAGGTAGCAATAGCGGCATTTATCTAAGGGGGCGTTACGAAGTGCAAATAGCGGACAATGTAGGTCTTGAACCTTCCTCGATTTATTTTGGAGGTATCTACGGGTTTTTAACACCCAACCAAATGATGGCCAAACCGGCAGGGGAATGGCAAACCTACGATATAACTTTAATTGGGAGACGGGTAACCATAGTGGCCAATGGCAATACTATTATATGCGAACAAAATATTCCCGGTATGACCGGTGGCGCATTGGATAATGATGAAGCAGCTGCCGGCCCAATTATGCTGCAGGGAGACCATGGCCCCATTACCTTTAGAAAAATTGAGATTACGCCCGTTAAATAG
- a CDS encoding AAA family ATPase, with product MEDQNQEQQQPKAPENNPLEFSNRIDLSKLREAVTLVKSELGKVIIGQQDMIELLMISILANGHSLIEGVPGVAKTVTAKLLAKTMNVDFNRIQFTPDLMPSDILGTSIFNVKNSEFEFKKGPIFSNIILIDEINRAPAKTQAALFEAMAERQITIDNMEYEMEPPFLVFATQNPVEQEGTYRLPEAQLDRFLFKINVQYPSLEEEVQILESKHRQKNMDVESMIVSVLSAEQIAEYQDTIKEIIIEDNLLKYIASIVNSTRTNANLYLGASPRASIAIMDASKALAAINGRDFVTPDDIKHVAGPIMAHRIILTPEREMEGFTAEKVVQQIVDSIEVPR from the coding sequence ATGGAAGATCAAAACCAAGAACAGCAACAACCCAAAGCACCCGAAAACAATCCTTTGGAGTTTAGCAATAGGATAGATTTAAGTAAACTTCGGGAAGCCGTAACCCTTGTAAAATCCGAATTGGGCAAAGTAATTATCGGGCAACAGGATATGATAGAGCTGTTGATGATTTCTATTTTGGCCAATGGGCATTCTTTGATAGAAGGTGTTCCCGGAGTGGCTAAGACCGTTACGGCCAAACTACTGGCCAAGACCATGAACGTAGATTTTAACCGTATTCAATTTACGCCCGACCTAATGCCGAGCGACATTTTGGGAACCTCGATCTTTAATGTGAAAAATTCGGAATTCGAGTTCAAAAAAGGCCCGATTTTCTCCAATATTATTTTAATTGATGAAATAAACAGGGCCCCGGCAAAAACACAGGCAGCACTTTTTGAGGCAATGGCAGAGCGACAGATAACCATTGACAATATGGAATATGAGATGGAACCTCCGTTTTTGGTGTTTGCCACCCAAAACCCCGTAGAACAAGAAGGTACGTATCGCCTTCCGGAAGCACAACTTGACCGTTTTCTGTTTAAGATAAATGTACAATACCCATCGCTTGAAGAAGAGGTTCAAATACTGGAAAGTAAGCATCGGCAAAAAAACATGGATGTAGAAAGTATGATCGTTTCGGTCCTGAGCGCAGAGCAAATCGCAGAGTATCAAGATACCATCAAAGAAATTATAATAGAGGACAATTTGCTCAAATACATCGCGTCTATAGTCAACAGCACAAGAACCAATGCCAATTTATATCTGGGTGCATCCCCTAGGGCCTCAATCGCTATAATGGATGCGTCCAAGGCTTTGGCAGCGATCAACGGCCGCGATTTTGTTACCCCAGATGACATTAAGCATGTGGCAGGCCCTATTATGGCGCATCGTATCATTTTGACCCCTGAGCGAGAAATGGAGGGCTTTACCGCCGAAAAGGTAGTACAGCAAATCGTGGATAGCATTGAAGTGCCGCGATAA
- a CDS encoding NAD(P)H-dependent flavin oxidoreductase — MENRVTKLFKIAYPIVQGGMVWASGWRLASAVSNAGGLGLIGAGSMYPEVLREHIQKCKRVTDKPFGVNIPMLYPEIDKLMEIVVASGVKIVFTSAGNPKTWTAYLKENGLTVVHVVSSLKFALKAQDAGVDAIVAEGFEAGGHNGRDETTTLALIPMVKEKIDIPLIAAGGIATGNAMLAVMVLGADGVQVGSRFVATPEASSHDLFKQKVVQAGEGETQLTLKELAPVRLLKNKFYDAVQQAYDNGADKEQLKKLLGRARAKRGMFEGDMDEGELEIGQVSALIHDIKPAAKVVEDMMNEFKKAKNDVARF; from the coding sequence ATGGAAAACAGAGTTACGAAACTCTTTAAAATTGCTTACCCAATCGTGCAGGGTGGTATGGTGTGGGCCAGTGGTTGGCGTTTGGCATCCGCTGTTTCCAATGCCGGGGGACTGGGGCTTATTGGGGCGGGATCAATGTATCCCGAGGTACTTCGGGAACATATTCAAAAGTGTAAAAGGGTAACCGATAAACCTTTTGGGGTCAATATTCCCATGCTGTATCCAGAAATAGATAAGTTAATGGAAATCGTTGTAGCATCAGGTGTAAAAATTGTTTTTACCTCGGCAGGTAATCCTAAAACTTGGACAGCCTACCTAAAAGAAAATGGATTGACCGTTGTTCATGTGGTCAGTAGTTTAAAATTCGCTTTAAAAGCGCAAGATGCCGGTGTTGACGCCATCGTTGCTGAAGGTTTTGAAGCTGGCGGGCACAATGGTAGGGACGAAACTACAACATTGGCTTTGATACCCATGGTAAAGGAAAAAATAGATATACCTTTGATAGCTGCCGGTGGCATCGCTACCGGTAACGCCATGCTGGCGGTCATGGTTCTTGGTGCCGACGGCGTACAAGTGGGCAGTAGGTTCGTTGCTACCCCTGAAGCTTCATCACATGATTTGTTCAAACAAAAAGTTGTGCAGGCCGGAGAAGGGGAAACCCAACTTACATTAAAAGAGCTTGCACCGGTTCGGCTTCTAAAGAATAAATTTTATGATGCCGTTCAACAGGCATATGACAATGGTGCCGATAAAGAGCAATTGAAAAAGTTGTTAGGGCGTGCCAGGGCCAAACGGGGCATGTTCGAAGGTGATATGGACGAGGGGGAATTGGAAATCGGACAGGTTTCTGCGTTGATCCATGATATTAAACCCGCTGCAAAAGTCGTTGAGGATATGATGAACGAGTTTAAAAAGGCGAAAAATGATGTTGCCCGATTTTGA
- a CDS encoding DUF4350 domain-containing protein: protein MDRRSKIVIGLFVVVLLGIIITEIVRPKPLNWKPSYTASDKIPFGCFILYSELGQLFPDTDISKIDETIYEVLSQRDTKKTTNLMLINNTINMDEQETHKLLDYVDKGNDVFIASTYFSYTLSDTLNVNVNSYYGIKEDSVTVSLTNKKFSQERFYYTKGQNESYFSRIDTTQTTILGHIAFKEDKNLISGPKGQSRKEANFIQVKFGDGNFYLNTLPIAYTNYYLLKGQKDYVSHTFSYLRDRPLFWDNYKKSGRIVIDSPMRFVLTQASLKWAYYLTIVGLVIFVIFKAKREQRIIPVIEPLENSSVEFAKTVGSLYHQNKDFSNLIFKKLNYFLEFVRSRYYLDTNTINDKTAQDLASKSGKSITETKELLDMILYLKDKKQHTEQDLIELNKKITAFKQ from the coding sequence TTGGATAGAAGGTCTAAAATAGTGATCGGTTTGTTTGTTGTGGTGCTCCTTGGCATTATCATCACTGAAATCGTGCGGCCCAAACCCTTGAACTGGAAACCGTCATACACGGCATCGGATAAAATCCCCTTTGGTTGTTTTATTTTATATTCAGAACTGGGTCAACTTTTCCCCGATACCGACATAAGTAAAATTGACGAAACTATATATGAAGTGCTTTCCCAAAGAGACACTAAAAAAACCACAAATTTAATGCTCATTAACAATACCATTAATATGGATGAGCAAGAGACCCATAAATTGTTGGATTATGTGGACAAAGGGAACGATGTTTTTATCGCCTCGACCTATTTTAGCTATACCTTGTCGGATACCTTGAACGTTAACGTAAACTCATATTACGGTATAAAGGAAGATTCGGTCACCGTAAGCCTTACGAACAAAAAATTCAGCCAAGAGAGGTTTTATTATACCAAAGGACAAAACGAAAGTTATTTTTCACGCATTGACACGACCCAAACCACCATTCTGGGGCATATCGCCTTCAAAGAAGATAAAAATTTGATTAGCGGTCCAAAAGGGCAAAGTAGAAAAGAAGCCAATTTTATTCAAGTTAAATTTGGCGATGGAAATTTTTATTTAAATACCCTGCCGATAGCCTATACCAACTACTATTTACTTAAAGGACAAAAAGATTATGTGTCCCATACGTTTTCATATTTAAGGGACCGCCCCCTCTTTTGGGACAATTATAAAAAATCGGGTAGAATCGTCATAGATTCCCCAATGCGTTTTGTCTTGACACAAGCTTCGTTAAAATGGGCATACTACCTTACCATTGTAGGGCTTGTTATTTTTGTGATCTTTAAGGCAAAGCGGGAACAACGTATCATTCCGGTCATAGAACCCTTGGAAAATTCTTCGGTGGAATTTGCAAAGACCGTTGGGAGCTTGTACCACCAAAACAAAGACTTCTCAAATTTAATTTTCAAAAAACTGAATTATTTCCTGGAGTTTGTACGTAGTCGGTACTATTTGGACACAAATACCATAAACGATAAGACCGCACAGGATTTGGCATCAAAATCGGGTAAATCGATTACCGAAACCAAGGAACTGTTGGACATGATTCTTTATCTAAAGGACAAAAAACAACATACGGAGCAAGATTTAATTGAACTCAATAAAAAAATAACAGCATTCAAGCAGTAA
- a CDS encoding RluA family pseudouridine synthase, with translation MHIIKKTYVKSKNTFKIPIQNHIVPKQRKTIRLQEYAIGIFTGIVTKSALKKAIKKHLVFVDGKLASTATPIKGSETITLHEDTKAKTGRVFQKKLEVLFEDEYLAAIHKPAGLLVSGNSFKTVGNALEQNIAHSLMTDATKPRPVHRLDYPTTGVLLVGKTRSGILELNRLFEKKEIDKTYYAVAIGEMKKEGFINVPIDGKEALSHFKIIKSVLSDRFGLLNLVKLSPKTGRRHQLRKHMAHIGNPILGDADYGKAGLILKGKGLYLHAFSVEFTHPFSKENVKIKKELPIKFKKIFNTI, from the coding sequence TTGCATATCATTAAAAAGACTTATGTCAAATCTAAAAATACATTCAAGATTCCTATACAGAACCATATAGTACCAAAACAAAGGAAGACGATACGGTTACAAGAGTATGCCATTGGTATTTTTACGGGTATTGTTACAAAATCGGCCTTAAAAAAAGCTATTAAAAAGCATTTGGTTTTTGTTGATGGTAAGCTGGCTTCTACGGCAACTCCCATCAAAGGCTCAGAAACCATCACGTTACATGAGGATACAAAAGCCAAAACCGGCAGGGTGTTCCAAAAAAAGTTGGAAGTTTTGTTCGAGGACGAATATCTTGCGGCCATTCATAAGCCAGCAGGCTTACTGGTAAGTGGTAACAGTTTCAAGACTGTAGGCAACGCCTTGGAACAGAATATTGCCCATAGCCTAATGACCGATGCCACAAAACCCCGCCCGGTTCATCGGCTGGACTATCCTACCACTGGTGTTTTATTGGTAGGGAAAACCCGTTCCGGTATTTTGGAACTGAATCGGCTTTTTGAAAAGAAAGAAATCGACAAAACATATTACGCCGTTGCCATTGGGGAGATGAAAAAAGAAGGGTTCATAAATGTACCCATTGACGGTAAAGAAGCCTTATCACATTTTAAAATCATAAAAAGTGTGCTTTCTGATAGGTTTGGTCTTTTAAACTTGGTCAAATTATCCCCAAAAACAGGAAGAAGACATCAACTAAGAAAACACATGGCCCATATCGGAAATCCTATTTTAGGAGATGCGGATTATGGCAAAGCAGGCTTAATATTAAAAGGAAAAGGTCTTTACTTGCATGCCTTTTCAGTAGAATTTACACACCCATTCTCAAAAGAGAATGTAAAAATCAAAAAAGAGCTTCCCATAAAGTTCAAAAAGATTTTTAATACTATTTAA